ACCTCCTGCCACCGCACCGCCACCGGGGCGAACAGTGCCGATCACCTCTTCATCAAGGACGACCTGGCCGCGTGGGCCGGCGGGCGCAAGGAGAAGGGGCAGGCCACTTCGCGCAACCTCGGTTCTGGTCCTGGCGATGCCGTCGACTACCGGACCGGGCAGGCGAAACAGCATGTGCGCTTCCAGTTCAGCAGGCTGCCGCACACCGAGTGGAGAGAGGCCCGTGCGCGCTTGAGCCGGGAAACGTCCACCCTCGACTGGGTCTTCGGCCCCGGCTCGGCCCACTCCGAGACGATGGAGGAGCTGTGCGAGGAGATCGGATACCTGCTGCGGTTCCGCTTCGAGACGCAGGGCGCGACTCGGCACATCAGTCTCCGGGCGGAAGGCACCCGGCACAGCACCGAGTGGGTACCGCTGGCCGCCTGCGCCATGACGCCCGACGGTCTGCGCGTCCCGGGGGCCGTGCCGCGTCGTTTGCGCAGCGCTTCCCGTGCAGTGGTCCAGGAGGAGTCGAATCCGGCCGGCGTCCAGGGGCCGCGCTCCCGCGGAGAGCTGGTGCTCGTGCTCAGGGAAGCGCTGGTGAGCGCGGCGCGCAACCGCAGTCGGCCGACCTGGCAGACACTGACCCGCACAGCCGGCGTCGACATGCTGAGAGTTCCCGCAGCTGAGCGTGCCGGGTTGCTGATCGATGTGGAGCGCCGCCGTGCCGACGCAGGGAGCCCTCTGCTGTCGGCCCTGTTGCGGACCGAGGACGGCGACCCACCGCCTTATGTCTCGGAAGTCATCGCCGCGCTCCGTTACGGCGTTCCCGCGACGACTGCGGTCCTCAAGCGATGGTGTCAGCGTGAGACGGAACGCGCCTTCGCCGTCCATGGCGTGCCTCCCCGCACGGCTCCCCTGAGGCTCCTGATCAACGCCGATGGGAAGTTGGCGATGCATGAGGTCGAACGGCGCCAAGTCGTCGCCCGGCGCGTGGACGGACCTGCCCGTCAAGTCGGCAGGCAGAGCAAGCCGAGAGAGGCGAGCGCCGAGATCGCGGCCGCGCTCCGCGCCGTCCGGCGACTGGACACTCCCCGACGGGCCGAGGGATTCCTCCGCCGGGCGGAAGCCGTGCTGGCCCGGATACCGGAGCGGTACCGAGCTGAGCTGCGCGAGGAGATGGAGGCCACTCGCCAGTGGTTGAGAACGCACAAGCCCAGCCCCAGGGCGCAAGCCGGCAAGACACGGCAGGAGAGGGCTCAGGCGACGGCCAAGGCGGGAAGCAAGGCGAAGGCCGCCTCGGGTACCGGGGCGGGAGGCAAGACCCAGGCCAAGTCGGAAGGAGGCAAGGGCCGTTTGAAGGGTGCTCGGCCGCTGCCCGGGCTGGACCGCTCCCAGCCGAAGCGAAGGGCGACGTGATCTGCGCTGTCCGCCCACGCCGCTCCTGGGGCTCGAACCGGTCGATTCGGCTCGACCGCGGCTACGACAACAGCAAGCGTCGAGCATCAATAAGCGTCCCATTGACGATAAGTGGATCGTCGTGCGAGGCTGACGTAGTCGTCACACCGGAGATGTCCTCCACGGGCATCTTGCTGTGACCAGTGCCCTTCTGATCGTTCCGATCAGGACGACCGACCACTCCGCACCGCCTCACGCCACCCGCCGGGCCCGGTCTACGCGGGCCATCGCACCATCTGGAGTCCGCATGGCACGCATTCCCGCACCCAACCCCAAGCTGGACGCGCGGGCTGCCGATCGGGCCGCCGGAGTGCTTCTCGGCGCGGCGGTGGGTGACGCGCTGGGCGTGCCGTACGAGTTCAAGGCGACGCTGAGCGAGGACCAGCAGCCGATGATGATCGGCGGCGGCCTGGGGCCGTACGAGCCCGGTGAGTACTCCGACGACACCCAGATGCAGGTCTGCATCGCCCAGGTGGCGGCGACCGGAACGGATCTGCGCGACCCGGAGGCCCTGGACGCGATCGCCGCCAACTTCCAGGGCTGGCTCGGCGAAGGCGCCAGCGATGTCGGCAACCAGACCAGCCTGATCCTGAGCATCGCCGCCCGCGCACCCGGGTCGGCGGGCACGGCGATGCGGGAGGCGGCCCGCGAGTACACCGCCGGCAACGCGCGCAGCGCGGGGAACGGCTCCCTGATGCGTACCGGGATCGTCGCCCTCGCCCACCTCGGTGACCCCGCCGCGATGGCCGAGGCCGCCATCGCCGTCAGCGCGCTCACCCACCCGGACCCTGACTGCGCCGACGCATGCGTGTTGTGGTGCTCCGGCATTCGTACCGCCGTACTGGACGGGACCTTCGACGGCGTACGTGCCGGCCTGAACTTCCTGCCCGCCGAACGCCGGGACACGTGGGCAGAGCGGCTGGACGAGGCCGAGGCCCACCCACCGCGCCACTTCACCAACAACGGCTGGGTCGTCCACGCACTCCAGGCTGCCTGGTCGGCGATCACCCGTACCGCCGTGCCGGAGTTGAGTCCCGCCGAGGGCAGCTTCCCCGCCCAGCACCTTCAGTTGGCCCTGGAGGCGGCGGTACGTGCCGGAACGGATACCGACACCGTCGCGGCGATCGCCGGTGCCCTGCTCGGCGCGCGCTGGGGCAGTTCCGGTGTCCCGCTGGAGTGGCAGCGGGCCGTCAACGGCTGGCCGGATCTGAACGGGGCCGATCTGGTCCGGCTGGCATTGCTCACCGCCCGCGACGGCAGCGACGACGCCGGCGGCTGGCCCTCGACGCCGCAGCTGCCGTCCTCCCACCCCGGCTTCGCCATACCCCACCCGCACGACCCCGGGGTGGTACTGGGCAACCTGACCACAGCCCAGGGCGTCGAGCCGGTCGATGTCGATGCCGTGGTGTCACTGTGCCGTATGGGCATGGGACCGGTCCTGCCCGGTACCGACGTCGAGCACGTCCGCGTCTGGCTGGTGGACAGCCAAGGAGACAACGCCAACCTCCACTACGTGCTGGACCAGGCCGCACGTGAAGTGCTGCGACTGCGCCAGGAAGGCAAGCGGGTCCTGCTCCACTGCTACGCCGGGCAGAGCCGCACCCCGGCCGTCGCCGCCGTCTACAGCCACCTGGCCGTCGGCACCGACCCCAGGACCGCACTGAAGGACCTGCGTACCGCGCTGGTGAACGGCTGGCATCTGTCGGAGCACCCTGAACTGCACGACGCGGTGTACGAGCTGGCCACCCCGCCGGCCCCTGGAGGGAAGACGGCCAGAGCCGTTTCGCGGAAAAACCAGGCGCACGACGTCTCGGCGGGCACGGGCACGGGCACGGGGACGGCGGACGACAAGACCGGGGGCCCGCGCGACGGCACCTCCGCGGAACAGGATTCGCTGTTCTCCGTGGAGCCTGACGAGCCGGATGCGGCCCGGACACCGCGGGAGTTCCTGAAGGAGAAGCACGCGGTGTCCCGGGTACGCGGGCTGCTGCTCGGCCTGGCCATCGGCGACACGCTCGGCCGCGCCGAGGGCAAGCTGCCGGCCGACGGTCCGTTGCGGGCCGGGGTCAGCACCCAGCTGGCCTGCTTCACCACCGAGGGCATCGTCCGCGCGTGGGTTCGCGGGGACCACAGGAGTCTTCCCTACGCCCCGTCAGGAGGGGTGTGGCACGCCTACTGCCGGTGGGCCGCCATGCAAGGTCTCAAGGCCCACCGCTGGGGATCGGACGGGGAAGTGTGGCCCGACGGCTGGCTCGCCCAGGTGCCCGTCCTGGCCGAACGGCGTGGTTCGGCGCCGGCGACCGTGACCGCGCTCGCCAGGAGCGTGCATGGCCAGGTGGAGACGCCGACGACCAGCCGCGGCTGCCACGCGCTCACCCGTACCCTTCCGGTCGCCGTGCTCGGTGCCGCCTACGGCTCCGAGCCGGCAGTCGACACGGCCCGTGAGATCGCATCCCTCACCCACGGCGACCCCGCCGCGCACACCGCGACCGCCCAGGCGGTGGTATTGGCCCAGCACTGCCTGACCGACCTGACCGAGGCAAAGGCTTCGTCCGGCGGTCGGACACAAGTACAGCAAGCGCTGCAGGAAGGCCTTCGTGCCCTTCGTGGTATCGACCGGGCTTCCGCTCCTGAAGAACTCGACCGGCTCGGCCAAGCACTTGAGATGGCCGTCGCTCACCCGGCCGACGCCGAGCGGCTCGCGAAGCTGGCGCCGGACGCCATCGCGCCGTCGGCCCTGCTCGGCGGCGTGTATGTCGCTGCCTCCTTCCCCGAACGGGACCAGGTTGCCGACGCGCTGAGTTTCGCAGCCGGGGCACCGGACGGTGACTCGGTCGCCTGTGTGGCCGGTGCGCTGCTCGGAGCGGCCCATGGTGCCGAGGCCCTGCCCGTCGGCTTGGTCAGCCGTCACGAACTGGCCTGGGTCCTCGACACGCTGGCCCGCGACCTCGTAGTCCAACTCGCCGACCGCCCCAGCGACACCGAGTACACCTGGGGCTGGGATCCGAACTGGCGGGACCGCTACCCCGGCTGGTGACCCGCTGCCGATGGCCACGCGAACCGCGTGGCCATCGCCTCGTCCCATCCCAGCCGGTCGGTCTCAGTCCTCCAGGCGGACCGGCATCAGGATGGAGAAGGTGTCCGTGTCGTCGGGGCGGCGGATCGCGAGCGGTGCCGTAGGAGCCCCGAGCTCCAGGACCAGTTCGTCCCTGGCCGCTGCGGTCAGCGCGTCCAGCAGGAAGGCGCGGTTGACGGCGACGTCGTGCGGGTCGTCGTCACCGTCGTCGCACACGATTACCGTCCCCTTCTCCGTCACCCTGAGCACACTGAGGTCGAAGGCTTCGCCATCCTGCTTGCGGGTCTCGCTCGGGCGGACCGGACCGGTCTCCAGCGCCTTCCGGAAGGTCGCCGTGTCGACGTGGGCCCGGCGACCGGCCGGGAGGTGGACGAGGCGACGGTAGTCGGGGAACTCGTGGCCGAGGTTCTGGCCGGCCGTCTGACGATCCCCGGTCTCCAGGGTGACGCGGTCACCGTCCACCGTGAGCTGGACAGGTTCCTCGCCGGTCAGCAGCGCCCGCATCGCGTCGGCGAGCGGAAGAGGCACGACGACCTGCGTGCGAAGCCCGCCGTGCCCGGTCGTGCGTGCCTGCGCGACGGCCATCCGGTAGCGGTCGGTGGTCACGAGATGGAGTCCTTCGCCCTCGATGTCGAACAGGATCCCGTTGAGCATCGGCAGCTCCGGGT
This portion of the Streptomyces mirabilis genome encodes:
- a CDS encoding ADP-ribosylglycohydrolase family protein; the protein is MARIPAPNPKLDARAADRAAGVLLGAAVGDALGVPYEFKATLSEDQQPMMIGGGLGPYEPGEYSDDTQMQVCIAQVAATGTDLRDPEALDAIAANFQGWLGEGASDVGNQTSLILSIAARAPGSAGTAMREAAREYTAGNARSAGNGSLMRTGIVALAHLGDPAAMAEAAIAVSALTHPDPDCADACVLWCSGIRTAVLDGTFDGVRAGLNFLPAERRDTWAERLDEAEAHPPRHFTNNGWVVHALQAAWSAITRTAVPELSPAEGSFPAQHLQLALEAAVRAGTDTDTVAAIAGALLGARWGSSGVPLEWQRAVNGWPDLNGADLVRLALLTARDGSDDAGGWPSTPQLPSSHPGFAIPHPHDPGVVLGNLTTAQGVEPVDVDAVVSLCRMGMGPVLPGTDVEHVRVWLVDSQGDNANLHYVLDQAAREVLRLRQEGKRVLLHCYAGQSRTPAVAAVYSHLAVGTDPRTALKDLRTALVNGWHLSEHPELHDAVYELATPPAPGGKTARAVSRKNQAHDVSAGTGTGTGTADDKTGGPRDGTSAEQDSLFSVEPDEPDAARTPREFLKEKHAVSRVRGLLLGLAIGDTLGRAEGKLPADGPLRAGVSTQLACFTTEGIVRAWVRGDHRSLPYAPSGGVWHAYCRWAAMQGLKAHRWGSDGEVWPDGWLAQVPVLAERRGSAPATVTALARSVHGQVETPTTSRGCHALTRTLPVAVLGAAYGSEPAVDTAREIASLTHGDPAAHTATAQAVVLAQHCLTDLTEAKASSGGRTQVQQALQEGLRALRGIDRASAPEELDRLGQALEMAVAHPADAERLAKLAPDAIAPSALLGGVYVAASFPERDQVADALSFAAGAPDGDSVACVAGALLGAAHGAEALPVGLVSRHELAWVLDTLARDLVVQLADRPSDTEYTWGWDPNWRDRYPGW
- a CDS encoding MerR family transcriptional regulator is translated as MRSIGEMARDGGLSVSALRFYDRAGVLVPAWVDPISGYRWYEPEQLEEARLLARLRRAGMPLADIRLVLAAWSGADTDLVRGLLQAHLRRLELGLSDARGEFSTLRALLDHRENPMTSLNTATARLSVPAPELAAALDAVRFAAGTDPELPMLNGILFDIEGEGLHLVTTDRYRMAVAQARTTGHGGLRTQVVVPLPLADAMRALLTGEEPVQLTVDGDRVTLETGDRQTAGQNLGHEFPDYRRLVHLPAGRRAHVDTATFRKALETGPVRPSETRKQDGEAFDLSVLRVTEKGTVIVCDDGDDDPHDVAVNRAFLLDALTAAARDELVLELGAPTAPLAIRRPDDTDTFSILMPVRLED